The Roseomonas haemaphysalidis genome segment CTCCGGCACGCAAACCAACATGAACGCCAACGAGGTGATCTCCAACCGCGCCAACGAGGTGCTGGGATCGCCGCTGGGCAGCCGCAAGCCCGTGCACCCCAACGACCACGTCAACCGTGGCCAGTCCTCCAACGACAGCTTCCCCACCGTCATGCACATCGCGGCGGCGGAGGCGGTCACGGCGCGGCTGATCCCGGCGCTCAAGGTCCTGCACGCCTCGCTGAGCCGGCGCGCGGAGCAGTGGCAGAAGGTGGTCAAGGTGGGCCGCACCCACCTGATGGACGCGGTGCCCGTGACGCTGGGCCAGGAGTTCCATGCCTGGGCCAGCCAGATCGGCCACGGCATCGCCCGCGTGGAGGCCACCCTGCCCCGGCTGCTGCAGCTGCCCCAGGGCGGCACCGCCACCGGCACCGGGCTGAACACCCATGCCGCATTCGACCGCGTGTTCTGCGAGAAGGTGTCCGCCCTGACCGGCCTGCACTTCCGCGCCAACCCGGACAAGTTCGAGGGCATGGGGGCGCACGACGCCTTTGTGGAGCTGCACGGGGCGCTGAACGTGCTGGCGGTGTCCTGCAACAAGATCGCCAACGACGTGCGGCTGCTGGGCAGCGGCCCGCGGTCCGGCTTTTCCGAGCTGTTCATCCCGGCGGACGGGCTGTCCTCCTCCATCATGCCGGGCAAGACCAACCCGACGCAGTCGGAAGCGCTGACCATGGTGGCAGCCCAGGTGATGGGCAACCAGACCACCGTCACCGTCGCCGCGGCGCAGGGGCACCTGGAGCTCAACGTCTTCAAGCCGGTGATCATCCAGGCGGTGCTGCAATCGGTCACGCTGCTGGCCGATGCCACGGAATCCTTTGCCCACAACATGGTGGACAAGCTGGAGCCCAACCTGCCGCGCATCGCGGAAAACCTGGCCAAGTCGCTGATGCTGGTGACCGTGCTGAACCCGCGCATCGGCTACGACAAGGCCGTGCAGATCGGCAAAAAGGCCCTGGCGGAGAACCTGACGCTGCGCGACGCCGCCGAGCAGCTCGGCTTCGTGTCGCCCGCCGACTTCGACGCCTGGGTGAAGCCGGAGGAGATGGTCAGCCCCGGCGCCTCGCTGCCCGGCGGCGGCGGCTGAGAACATGACCGGCGCGCATCTGGAAAAGCGCTCCTTCTCGCTGGCGGGCCACCGCACCAGCGTGGCGCTGGAGCCGACTTTCTGGGGCGCGCTGGAAGCACTGGCGGCGGCGCAGGGCCGGCCGCTGGCCAAGCTGGTGCAGGCGGTGGACGAGCAGCGGCTGGACTCCGGCGTGCCGCTGACCAGCGCCCTGCGGGTGCAGGCGCTGCTGCACCGCCCCTAGGGCTGCGCCGCCTTCCAGCGCAGCCAGTCGGCTAGGTCAGGCACCCGGCGCGGCTGTTGCCACGGCCCGGTCAGGCGCAGCCCGAAAGGCGGGCCTTCCGGCGGTGCCAGCAGCAG includes the following:
- a CDS encoding class II fumarate hydratase, with product MTTRTETDSLGTIEIEQGRYWGPQTERARLLFRIGTERFPRALIRAVGLQKQAAAEANKQLGELPAEIADPIASAAAEIAEGLRDADFPLPVWQTGSGTQTNMNANEVISNRANEVLGSPLGSRKPVHPNDHVNRGQSSNDSFPTVMHIAAAEAVTARLIPALKVLHASLSRRAEQWQKVVKVGRTHLMDAVPVTLGQEFHAWASQIGHGIARVEATLPRLLQLPQGGTATGTGLNTHAAFDRVFCEKVSALTGLHFRANPDKFEGMGAHDAFVELHGALNVLAVSCNKIANDVRLLGSGPRSGFSELFIPADGLSSSIMPGKTNPTQSEALTMVAAQVMGNQTTVTVAAAQGHLELNVFKPVIIQAVLQSVTLLADATESFAHNMVDKLEPNLPRIAENLAKSLMLVTVLNPRIGYDKAVQIGKKALAENLTLRDAAEQLGFVSPADFDAWVKPEEMVSPGASLPGGGG
- a CDS encoding ribbon-helix-helix domain-containing protein — protein: MTGAHLEKRSFSLAGHRTSVALEPTFWGALEALAAAQGRPLAKLVQAVDEQRLDSGVPLTSALRVQALLHRP